A portion of the Blautia hansenii DSM 20583 genome contains these proteins:
- a CDS encoding immunoglobulin-like domain-containing protein produces the protein MKKLDRKSITMSMLGLVAIVGVGQQVLAQDIEKTSQEVQAPILVTEVVPNTDNLNSLDAYEYFELTNITDQSVDMENYDLVYLNGEKTSVWTPDFESIPAKSSAIVWIRNEGNTEITKSDFCAYYTEKGYGEIEENSLIGELECDGLSNSGTRQLQILSKTGKILTTVEYNTDESENKKIDVDEAICFSYDNSNVTSKYDCEPTPLTVAPEDIKCGFTFPSKVDAANMIATEVSNLDENTDLNIEVTDTNLGIDQILSGKIIIDGENEYPLHYNEKGKLVGTVPFSDLEDKESFFYQATIFDGTNTAKTQERQVVIHKDAEKPEIDITKVPPLTITEVLPDTSNVEGADAYEFIEVSNNSNQEINLKDYGIYYVYPDTGVQTAWWETNKDKKIQPGEALVFWIKNGSNDYLTRDDFNANFGVELSENELIEVSSGGMANSGKRGIRICTNVGDEIDSIVYNDANADNTIADKSITYQNQYTNGIFQTVMTSDEAEPTPGTITDKEKATYQAQLTVPADSPKVVDHTGTAFDNSTESFPFSVEAFSNETTIKTVMLYLKNNNQSQFESYKLVRSGENQFEKVLSNVDLLNKKNFTYYFEVSDGYSTIQTEEKEIYNTDAEIMESLNLKDGDIVTDKQQIIANGNQLQIDGVDVSEKSQKSINGNGKIAFEATDTDVFFKNAVAVDGEVVGVFNEGTYSDVATYVYDIHAEKFDVENKTITVEFHAGNKANVLEHNIENNDDFTIRNIRLILPNGKTLFPISYQAKKGLGAVEHDNMDQAPMIDVSIPSQETDISMGDGTSKYEILYATFHLEDTDFDAIRYLWDTTQETDGEHVISNGKSQISVRVDNTAPEIISNIEEGKLYHSGTIEAEVKDTISNQVSMAVLLDGKSISVPYEFRALEMKQGEHIIQITGRDEVGNMAEKEIHFTTPVESATIDENVLPENGTTVQTAPILSIKPTDETNDDMTVTFKKGERYQLGDSNIVKDSGISNQSGIVEKAFEENIGNGFPYDSFQLQLDDTVDENTVISLEWSGNSNNEKTFMYVYNTALEQWEKIEAQQTIIEEGMKLTGDVTLKDHILDGKVNVIVQNGEGYTPTQYDENSGASNYSINETPDNVETFNENDTPRNEYDFTFAVESDTQYYNEDYEDNQDQTVDGAYQHQLNIHNWLLGNRERMNIQYLFHDGDIIDDEPNQKEWVQADEAYQKLDDAEFPYGILAGNHDVGHLNGDYGNYQQYFGESRYENNPWYGESYKDNRGHYDLITVGGIDFIMIYMGWGIGDEEIQWMNDVLAQYPERKAILNFHEYLLASGGLGEEPQRIHDEVVAKNENVCMVLSGHYHNAKTTVDTFVNEDGTQREVYNLLFDYQGLIEGGAGYMRLMHFDLDNEKIIIRTFSPSHGGTEYENYGDYDAKPSENPNVGNEFCIEDANLNDAETFEIPFAELGIQPEIKTLETTSLNVNVYNDDVIGSVTDVKSGTDASYVWETAEEGMNGWYAEVTDDNGGFSRTNVHYINVQYDTEKPILTVPTDTKLKEGDCFDEWEGVSAVDNVDGDITKNIIITGKVNTSIAGEYELIYEVTDFAGNKTSINRSVVVEPKNATPINPEDNTSGNGKSDGGNDDNTTAGLKPQSTVHNSTNVKTKDENEVGILLGIAFLAFVTGGSIFVYTLKKHR, from the coding sequence ATGAAGAAATTAGACAGGAAATCTATAACTATGAGCATGCTGGGGCTGGTTGCTATTGTAGGAGTTGGTCAACAGGTTTTAGCTCAAGATATAGAGAAGACCTCTCAAGAGGTTCAAGCACCAATTCTTGTTACTGAGGTTGTACCTAATACAGATAACTTAAATAGTCTTGATGCGTATGAATATTTTGAATTAACCAATATTACAGATCAAAGTGTAGATATGGAAAATTATGATTTGGTTTATTTAAATGGTGAGAAAACAAGTGTTTGGACTCCTGATTTTGAAAGTATTCCCGCAAAGTCCAGTGCGATTGTTTGGATTAGAAATGAAGGGAATACCGAAATTACAAAATCTGATTTCTGTGCATATTATACCGAAAAAGGATATGGAGAAATAGAAGAAAATTCTCTTATAGGAGAACTGGAGTGTGATGGGTTAAGTAATTCGGGAACCAGACAACTTCAAATTCTGTCAAAAACAGGAAAAATTCTTACGACAGTGGAATACAATACAGATGAGTCGGAGAATAAAAAAATAGATGTAGATGAAGCTATTTGCTTTTCTTATGATAATAGTAATGTTACATCAAAATATGATTGTGAACCAACGCCTTTAACAGTAGCTCCGGAAGACATAAAATGTGGATTTACCTTTCCATCTAAAGTAGATGCAGCAAATATGATAGCAACAGAGGTTTCTAATTTAGATGAGAATACAGACTTAAATATTGAAGTGACGGATACGAATTTAGGGATAGATCAAATCCTTTCAGGGAAAATTATAATTGATGGAGAAAATGAATATCCCCTTCATTACAATGAAAAAGGAAAATTAGTAGGGACAGTTCCGTTTTCAGATTTGGAAGACAAAGAAAGTTTTTTTTATCAAGCTACAATATTTGATGGAACAAACACAGCCAAAACTCAGGAACGGCAGGTAGTGATTCATAAGGACGCAGAAAAGCCGGAGATAGATATTACAAAGGTACCACCGCTTACGATAACGGAGGTTCTTCCGGATACTTCAAATGTAGAAGGCGCAGATGCGTATGAATTTATTGAAGTAAGTAATAACTCGAATCAGGAAATTAATTTAAAAGATTATGGGATTTATTACGTATATCCGGATACCGGAGTTCAGACGGCATGGTGGGAAACAAATAAAGATAAAAAAATACAGCCGGGAGAAGCACTGGTGTTTTGGATTAAAAATGGCTCGAATGATTATCTGACAAGAGATGATTTTAATGCAAATTTTGGAGTAGAGTTATCAGAAAATGAATTGATTGAGGTTTCCAGTGGTGGTATGGCGAATAGTGGGAAAAGAGGAATTCGGATTTGTACAAATGTAGGAGACGAAATTGATAGTATTGTTTATAATGATGCAAATGCAGACAATACAATAGCAGATAAGTCAATTACATATCAAAATCAGTATACCAATGGCATTTTTCAAACAGTTATGACAAGTGATGAGGCAGAACCTACGCCAGGGACAATTACTGATAAAGAAAAGGCAACTTATCAGGCGCAGTTGACAGTACCAGCAGATTCCCCAAAAGTGGTGGACCATACAGGTACAGCCTTTGATAATTCAACAGAGTCATTTCCGTTTTCAGTAGAGGCTTTTTCAAATGAAACTACAATTAAAACAGTGATGCTATATCTAAAAAATAATAATCAATCCCAATTTGAAAGCTATAAGCTGGTTCGCAGCGGAGAAAACCAATTTGAAAAAGTATTAAGTAATGTGGATTTGTTAAATAAGAAAAACTTTACATACTATTTTGAAGTAAGCGATGGATATTCTACCATTCAGACAGAAGAAAAAGAAATTTATAATACAGATGCAGAAATAATGGAAAGCTTAAATTTGAAAGACGGGGATATTGTTACCGATAAACAGCAAATTATTGCAAACGGCAATCAATTACAGATTGACGGCGTGGATGTTTCTGAAAAATCACAGAAATCAATTAATGGAAATGGAAAAATTGCCTTTGAGGCAACTGATACAGATGTATTTTTTAAAAATGCGGTAGCCGTTGATGGAGAAGTTGTAGGAGTATTCAATGAGGGAACTTATAGTGATGTGGCTACCTATGTATACGATATTCATGCGGAAAAATTTGACGTAGAAAATAAGACAATTACCGTAGAATTTCATGCGGGAAATAAGGCAAATGTTCTGGAGCATAATATAGAAAATAATGATGACTTTACCATTCGGAATATTCGCTTGATATTGCCAAACGGAAAGACATTATTTCCAATTTCTTATCAGGCGAAAAAAGGCTTGGGGGCTGTTGAGCATGATAATATGGATCAAGCGCCGATGATAGATGTATCCATACCATCGCAGGAAACCGATATTTCTATGGGAGACGGAACATCAAAATATGAAATATTATATGCTACTTTTCACTTAGAAGATACCGATTTTGATGCAATACGATACTTGTGGGATACAACACAGGAAACAGATGGTGAACATGTAATTTCCAATGGAAAAAGCCAAATTTCTGTAAGAGTAGATAATACGGCACCGGAAATTATCAGTAATATAGAAGAAGGAAAGCTGTACCATAGCGGAACAATTGAAGCAGAGGTAAAAGATACAATTAGTAATCAAGTATCTATGGCGGTACTTTTAGATGGTAAGAGTATTTCAGTTCCGTATGAATTTCGTGCACTGGAAATGAAGCAGGGAGAACATATTATTCAGATTACAGGTAGAGATGAAGTAGGAAATATGGCAGAAAAAGAAATTCATTTTACCACACCGGTAGAGTCAGCAACCATAGATGAAAATGTTTTGCCTGAAAATGGTACAACAGTACAGACTGCTCCAATATTGTCGATAAAACCAACAGATGAAACAAATGATGATATGACAGTTACTTTTAAAAAAGGTGAACGATATCAGTTGGGCGACAGCAACATTGTGAAAGATAGCGGAATTAGCAATCAAAGTGGAATAGTAGAAAAAGCTTTTGAAGAAAATATAGGAAATGGTTTTCCGTATGACAGCTTCCAGCTTCAGTTAGATGATACAGTAGATGAGAATACAGTTATTTCCTTAGAATGGTCTGGAAATAGTAACAATGAAAAGACATTTATGTATGTATATAATACAGCCTTAGAACAGTGGGAAAAAATAGAGGCACAACAGACAATCATAGAAGAAGGAATGAAATTAACAGGAGATGTAACGTTAAAAGACCATATTTTAGATGGCAAGGTGAATGTCATTGTACAGAATGGAGAAGGGTATACACCTACACAGTATGATGAAAATTCAGGAGCTTCAAATTATTCTATTAATGAAACACCGGACAATGTTGAAACCTTCAATGAGAATGATACACCAAGAAACGAGTATGATTTTACATTTGCAGTAGAAAGCGATACGCAATATTATAACGAGGATTATGAAGACAATCAAGATCAGACGGTAGACGGAGCGTATCAGCATCAGTTGAATATTCATAATTGGCTATTAGGAAATCGGGAAAGAATGAATATTCAGTACTTGTTCCATGATGGAGATATTATTGATGACGAACCAAATCAAAAGGAATGGGTTCAGGCTGACGAAGCGTATCAGAAATTAGATGATGCAGAGTTTCCTTATGGAATTCTTGCAGGCAATCATGATGTAGGACATCTCAATGGTGATTATGGAAATTATCAGCAATATTTTGGAGAAAGCCGTTATGAAAATAATCCATGGTATGGGGAGAGCTATAAAGATAATCGGGGACATTACGATTTGATTACTGTTGGTGGAATTGATTTCATAATGATTTATATGGGCTGGGGAATTGGAGATGAGGAAATTCAATGGATGAATGATGTATTGGCACAATATCCGGAGAGAAAGGCAATTTTGAATTTCCATGAATATCTTTTAGCAAGTGGGGGATTAGGAGAAGAACCACAGCGTATTCATGATGAGGTTGTTGCAAAAAATGAAAATGTATGTATGGTTTTATCCGGTCATTATCATAATGCAAAAACAACGGTAGATACTTTTGTTAATGAAGATGGAACACAGAGAGAGGTTTACAATTTATTATTTGACTATCAGGGCTTAATTGAGGGTGGTGCAGGATATATGAGATTGATGCACTTTGACTTAGATAATGAAAAAATTATTATTCGTACATTTTCTCCTTCTCATGGCGGTACGGAATATGAAAACTATGGGGATTATGATGCGAAACCGTCAGAAAATCCCAATGTTGGAAATGAATTTTGCATCGAAGATGCAAATCTAAATGATGCAGAAACGTTTGAAATTCCTTTTGCAGAGCTTGGTATTCAGCCGGAAATAAAAACTTTAGAAACAACCAGTTTAAATGTGAATGTTTATAATGATGATGTAATTGGCAGTGTAACAGATGTTAAAAGCGGAACCGATGCTTCCTATGTTTGGGAAACAGCAGAAGAAGGAATGAATGGCTGGTATGCAGAAGTTACAGATGATAATGGTGGATTTTCCAGAACAAATGTGCATTATATAAATGTACAATATGATACAGAAAAACCGATTTTAACAGTTCCGACAGATACAAAATTAAAAGAGGGAGATTGTTTTGATGAGTGGGAAGGAGTAAGTGCGGTTGATAATGTAGACGGTGACATCACAAAGAATATTATTATAACGGGTAAAGTCAATACTAGTATAGCAGGTGAATATGAACTTATTTATGAGGTTACAGATTTTGCAGGAAATAAGACATCCATTAACAGAAGCGTTGTAGTAGAACCGAAGAACGCAACACCTATAAACCCAGAAGATAACACGTCTGGCAACGGGAAATCGGATGGAGGAAACGATGATAATACTACAGCTGGTTTGAAACCACAGAGTACAGTACATAATAGCACAAATGTAAAAACAAAGGATGAAAATGAGGTTGGAATTTTGTTAGGAATAGCGTTTCTTGCATTTGTTACAGGAGGAAGTATTTTTGTGTATACATTAAAAAAACACAGATAA
- a CDS encoding glycosyltransferase family 2 protein gives MDKISIVIPCFNEEEAIPVYYMEMKKIMKEMSYVGFELFFVDDGSSDRTLQELRALSDKDERCNYLSFSRNFGKEAAIYAGLSHITGNYGVVMDVDLQDPPALLVKMYELLQSEDWDCVATKRGDRKGEPKLRSFLSDSFYKVINKMSKTEIVNGARDFRMMKRTMVDAVLSMSEYNRFSKGIFQWVGFRTTWLEFPNTSRCAGTTKWSLRKLVSYSLEGITGFSVAPLSLASVAGITFCGISFLLIIFIVIRTLAFGDPVPGWPSLVCILFFVSGIQLFCTGIVGQYLSKTYLETKHRPLYILKESHEQKEDADEENRKN, from the coding sequence ATGGACAAGATATCAATAGTAATTCCTTGTTTTAATGAAGAGGAAGCAATTCCGGTATATTACATGGAAATGAAAAAAATTATGAAAGAAATGTCCTATGTAGGTTTTGAACTGTTTTTTGTGGATGATGGTTCTTCCGACAGAACATTACAGGAATTAAGAGCGTTATCCGATAAAGACGAGAGATGTAATTATCTTTCTTTTTCCAGAAATTTTGGGAAAGAGGCTGCCATTTATGCAGGACTTTCTCATATCACAGGAAATTATGGTGTTGTTATGGACGTAGATTTGCAAGACCCTCCTGCATTGTTGGTAAAAATGTATGAGCTCTTGCAAAGTGAGGATTGGGATTGTGTTGCTACGAAAAGAGGCGATAGAAAAGGAGAGCCGAAACTCCGTTCTTTCTTATCTGACAGTTTTTATAAAGTCATTAATAAAATGTCAAAGACAGAAATTGTCAATGGGGCAAGGGATTTCCGAATGATGAAAAGAACCATGGTAGATGCAGTGCTTTCCATGAGCGAGTACAATCGTTTTTCAAAAGGAATTTTTCAATGGGTGGGATTTCGCACTACATGGTTGGAATTTCCAAATACCAGTCGTTGTGCGGGAACAACAAAGTGGTCTTTACGAAAGTTGGTGTCTTACTCATTGGAAGGGATTACAGGTTTTTCAGTAGCTCCCTTGTCATTGGCATCTGTGGCGGGAATTACTTTTTGTGGAATTTCTTTTCTGCTGATTATTTTTATTGTTATTCGTACATTAGCATTTGGAGATCCTGTTCCGGGATGGCCTTCTTTAGTTTGTATCTTGTTTTTTGTAAGTGGAATTCAATTATTTTGCACAGGAATTGTAGGGCAATATTTGTCAAAGACCTATTTGGAAACAAAACACAGACCTCTTTATATTTTAAAGGAGTCCCATGAGCAGAAGGAAGATGCAGATGAAGAAAACAGAAAAAATTAA
- a CDS encoding YfhO family protein — protein sequence MKKTEKIKIPLLLFVICLAVCWIFVLQYGIFGSDLDWVNQHSVLPDYFRLRFYDTGQLFPDITWNLGAGQNIYNFSYYGLFNPIIWISYLLPFVPMSLYIQITSILSYGVSVVIFYCWLKKKWDDRITLACTFLFLLAAPLVYHSYNQLMFVNYMPFLCAAFLGVDKYVEEKKKALLLCGVCGMILTSFFFSIGGLLAVGIYGASRFTERGIKVFLKDSISLAGVLFHGVLLCGILLIPTAFVLLGRGGNGSQAEAVVSLFTVQPMRFLYTPHGVGLSALALVALFDGMVCKRKWQEKMLPVSLFLIFTIPLVGYVLNGGLYDKGKVFIPFLPLMCMEIAKYIERIKKRENSFRDILPYFITAIFLFAGKTFWALLDCGLMLLFFFLRKRFSIYPLAVWASCVILFCSGWAINKGSNHIIPKEDYEKILDRDTKAEVEEILEKDTGWYRMEEQQGGKKELQDINRIEDSRQWITSMYSSAYNEEYYKFRRETYDINEHFRNNMMQAVSDNPLFLQLMGVKYVIGNHPLAGYELLEEGENGNLYVNSHAAPIGYVTNEVVSEKNYQTLDFPANQTAFLWKAVTESAGDDGDFPVMNTCSLEILEINEEENQIKKTSFGWSFSLSTEKKVSIPMKDVPMTEDLLSVRFQVKNKKDKDMYIRLCGQTNRLTAKSHEYANHNESFAYTVTLNPENQTADFIFGPGEYEISNLEVFTGNLSELRNEKLYETPLKLEKTEGDTLICSVNNKEAGYLITSIPYDEGFEIHINGEKTSVEKVNTAFVGAKVPKGKCTIEISYEAKGKTLGFLCTGAGILLLFGYKIRCNKKGRMVQ from the coding sequence ATGAAGAAAACAGAAAAAATTAAAATACCTTTGCTGCTGTTTGTTATATGTCTGGCAGTATGCTGGATTTTTGTATTACAGTACGGAATTTTTGGTTCAGATTTAGACTGGGTAAATCAACACAGCGTATTGCCGGATTATTTCAGACTGCGATTTTACGATACAGGACAGCTTTTTCCTGATATTACGTGGAATTTAGGTGCGGGACAGAATATTTATAATTTTTCTTATTATGGTCTGTTTAATCCGATTATTTGGATTTCTTATCTCCTTCCCTTTGTTCCCATGAGTCTATATATTCAGATTACCTCCATTTTATCCTATGGTGTATCTGTGGTGATTTTTTACTGCTGGTTAAAGAAGAAATGGGATGACAGAATTACTCTGGCATGTACGTTTCTGTTTTTGCTGGCAGCGCCACTGGTGTATCATTCCTATAATCAACTGATGTTTGTCAATTATATGCCTTTTCTGTGTGCTGCCTTTTTAGGTGTGGATAAATATGTAGAGGAAAAGAAGAAAGCATTGCTGTTATGCGGCGTGTGTGGAATGATACTTACCAGTTTTTTCTTTAGCATAGGCGGACTTCTGGCGGTGGGGATTTATGGGGCTTCCAGATTTACAGAGAGAGGAATAAAAGTATTTTTAAAAGACAGTATTTCGCTGGCTGGAGTGCTGTTTCATGGAGTGCTTTTGTGTGGAATTTTGCTTATCCCTACGGCGTTTGTACTTTTGGGACGAGGTGGAAATGGTTCACAAGCAGAAGCAGTTGTGTCGCTTTTTACTGTTCAGCCTATGCGTTTTTTGTATACGCCTCATGGTGTAGGTTTATCTGCATTGGCTTTGGTTGCTTTATTTGATGGAATGGTATGCAAAAGAAAATGGCAGGAAAAAATGCTTCCAGTCAGTCTTTTTTTGATTTTTACCATTCCTCTTGTGGGATATGTATTAAATGGTGGACTTTATGATAAAGGAAAGGTTTTTATTCCTTTTCTTCCTCTTATGTGTATGGAGATTGCCAAGTATATAGAGCGTATCAAAAAAAGGGAAAATAGTTTTAGGGATATTCTGCCATATTTTATAACAGCAATTTTCCTGTTTGCAGGAAAAACATTCTGGGCATTGTTAGACTGTGGATTGATGTTGCTTTTCTTTTTTTTAAGGAAAAGATTTTCAATTTATCCTTTGGCGGTATGGGCTTCCTGTGTGATTTTGTTTTGCTCCGGTTGGGCAATTAACAAAGGGAGTAATCATATTATTCCAAAAGAAGATTATGAAAAGATTTTAGACAGAGATACTAAGGCAGAAGTAGAGGAGATTTTAGAAAAAGATACAGGCTGGTATCGCATGGAGGAGCAGCAGGGCGGAAAAAAAGAATTGCAGGATATAAACCGAATAGAGGATAGCAGGCAATGGATTACTTCCATGTATTCCTCTGCCTATAACGAAGAATACTATAAATTTCGCAGGGAAACCTATGATATAAACGAGCATTTTCGAAATAATATGATGCAGGCTGTATCAGACAATCCATTGTTTTTACAGCTTATGGGTGTGAAATATGTAATTGGAAATCACCCTTTAGCAGGGTATGAACTTTTAGAAGAAGGAGAAAACGGAAATCTCTATGTAAATTCTCATGCAGCACCCATAGGGTATGTAACCAATGAGGTGGTGTCGGAAAAGAATTATCAGACCTTGGATTTTCCTGCAAATCAGACCGCCTTTTTGTGGAAAGCGGTGACAGAAAGTGCAGGGGATGATGGAGATTTTCCTGTTATGAATACGTGTTCTTTGGAAATACTGGAAATCAACGAAGAAGAAAATCAGATTAAAAAAACTTCTTTTGGCTGGAGTTTTTCTCTTTCAACAGAGAAAAAAGTTAGTATACCGATGAAAGATGTGCCTATGACAGAAGATTTACTGTCCGTGAGATTTCAGGTGAAGAATAAAAAAGACAAGGATATGTATATACGGCTTTGCGGGCAGACCAATCGTCTTACTGCAAAATCTCATGAATATGCCAATCACAATGAGTCTTTTGCCTATACAGTTACCCTTAATCCGGAAAATCAGACAGCAGATTTTATTTTTGGACCGGGCGAATATGAGATTTCTAATCTGGAAGTATTTACCGGAAATTTAAGTGAATTAAGGAATGAAAAGCTGTATGAAACACCTTTAAAATTGGAAAAAACAGAAGGCGATACGCTGATTTGCAGTGTGAATAATAAAGAAGCAGGATATCTGATTACTAGTATTCCTTATGATGAAGGGTTTGAAATACACATAAACGGAGAAAAAACTTCTGTGGAAAAGGTAAATACAGCATTTGTAGGCGCAAAAGTACCAAAGGGAAAATGCACCATTGAAATTTCTTATGAGGCGAAGGGGAAGACATTGGGCTTTCTCTGTACAGGTGCGGGGATATTGCTTCTTTTTGGGTACAAAATTCGTTGTAATAAAAAGGGGAGAATGGTACAATAA
- a CDS encoding tRNA dihydrouridine synthase yields MKYYFAPMEGITGYIYRQVHHQFFQGIDKYFTPFITPGSKKLMTPKELRDILPENNEGYHLVPQILTNQAQDFIRLAEELREYGYEEVNLNLGCPSGTVTAKKKGSGFLEFPAQLEKFLNEVFENLDMKISVKTRIGKDEPEEFTELLRIYNRFPLEELIVHPRIQSDYYKNEPRMEQFQEAVRCSQNSLCYNGDLFTRSKCEKFFEEYPSIEKVMLGRGLLVNPALVQQVQKGTVLEKVTLKAFHDKLCEEYTEVMSGDKNVLFKMKELWFYMGNLFADNQKYLKKIKKSQHLKEYQAIVEEMFQVCPLGIKE; encoded by the coding sequence ATGAAATACTATTTTGCCCCTATGGAGGGAATTACAGGATATATTTACCGACAGGTTCATCATCAGTTTTTTCAAGGAATAGATAAATATTTTACTCCATTTATAACACCGGGAAGTAAAAAGCTGATGACCCCCAAGGAGCTGCGTGATATTTTACCGGAAAATAACGAAGGATATCATCTTGTGCCTCAGATTTTGACAAATCAGGCGCAGGATTTTATTCGATTGGCAGAAGAATTAAGAGAATATGGCTATGAAGAAGTGAATTTGAATTTAGGATGTCCTTCGGGAACGGTAACAGCGAAAAAGAAGGGTTCTGGATTTTTAGAATTTCCTGCCCAGCTTGAGAAATTTCTGAATGAAGTATTTGAAAATCTGGATATGAAGATTTCTGTTAAGACAAGGATTGGAAAGGATGAGCCGGAGGAATTTACAGAACTGCTTCGGATTTATAACCGATTTCCTTTGGAAGAACTGATTGTGCATCCCAGAATTCAAAGCGATTATTACAAGAATGAGCCCAGAATGGAACAATTTCAAGAGGCGGTGAGATGCAGTCAAAATTCCTTATGTTATAATGGAGATTTATTTACACGGTCAAAATGTGAAAAGTTCTTTGAAGAATATCCTTCCATAGAGAAAGTGATGTTAGGACGGGGACTTTTGGTAAATCCGGCGTTGGTACAGCAGGTACAGAAGGGGACAGTGTTAGAAAAGGTAACGCTAAAAGCTTTTCATGACAAGCTGTGTGAGGAATACACAGAAGTCATGTCAGGGGACAAAAATGTTTTGTTTAAGATGAAAGAATTGTGGTTTTATATGGGAAACCTGTTTGCAGATAACCAGAAATACTTGAAGAAAATAAAGAAATCCCAGCACTTAAAGGAATATCAGGCAATCGTAGAAGAAATGTTTCAGGTATGCCCGTTGGGAATAAAGGAATAA
- a CDS encoding YdcF family protein: MNDKFLNQITEFIFVEDKPEKSDVIFIPGSGFPQLAEEAAKLYHQGLVPYILPSGRYSVLNGKFAGVQEKKELYDGEYETEWEFLKEVLKKNHVSEEHILREDKATYTYENAIYSRKVTDCLGMEIKKAILCCKPYHARRSLLYYQLLYPETQFFVRPIQDSDVKRENWYLTEKGIRLVFGEVQKIGEQFEDITKEMSME; this comes from the coding sequence ATGAACGATAAATTTTTAAATCAGATTACAGAGTTTATTTTTGTAGAAGATAAGCCTGAAAAGTCAGATGTGATTTTCATACCGGGAAGCGGGTTTCCGCAGTTGGCAGAGGAAGCAGCAAAGCTGTATCATCAAGGACTGGTGCCCTATATTTTGCCTTCAGGAAGATACAGTGTTTTAAACGGGAAATTCGCAGGAGTACAGGAAAAGAAAGAACTTTATGACGGAGAATATGAGACAGAATGGGAATTTTTAAAAGAAGTTTTGAAGAAAAACCATGTTTCGGAAGAACATATTTTAAGAGAAGATAAGGCAACGTATACTTATGAAAACGCCATTTATTCCAGAAAAGTAACGGATTGTCTGGGGATGGAAATAAAAAAGGCAATTTTGTGCTGCAAGCCTTATCATGCCAGACGAAGCCTTTTGTACTATCAGCTTTTATATCCGGAAACACAGTTTTTCGTGCGTCCGATACAGGACAGTGACGTAAAGAGAGAGAACTGGTATCTGACGGAAAAGGGAATTCGACTGGTGTTTGGGGAAGTGCAGAAGATTGGAGAGCAGTTTGAGGATATTACCAAAGAAATGAGTATGGAATAA
- the pflA gene encoding pyruvate formate-lyase-activating protein: protein MTECKTGFVHSIETFGTVDGPGIRLVVFLQGCPMRCLYCHNPDTWAPKKGQSMTVEEILEIYEKNKGFYQNGGITVTGGEPLMQLEFVTALFQAAKSKNIHTCLDTSGILYREKQAEAYQKLFSYTDLILLDIKHSASEEHKKLTGHPLSPVLDFLKASETARVPVVVRHVIVKGFTNSKEELDGIGKLLASHKNIKGLEVLPYHNMGEQKYSELNMEYPLKGMENLPKEEAQKARSYILESYKKYRVRK, encoded by the coding sequence ATGACGGAATGTAAAACAGGCTTTGTACACTCCATTGAAACCTTTGGCACAGTAGACGGCCCCGGCATCAGACTTGTAGTCTTTTTGCAGGGCTGTCCTATGCGCTGCCTGTACTGTCATAATCCGGACACTTGGGCTCCCAAAAAAGGACAGTCTATGACCGTAGAGGAAATTCTGGAAATCTATGAAAAAAACAAAGGCTTTTATCAGAATGGAGGAATTACCGTTACCGGAGGCGAGCCTTTGATGCAGTTGGAATTTGTCACTGCATTATTTCAGGCTGCAAAGTCAAAAAACATCCATACCTGCCTTGACACCTCCGGTATTCTTTACAGAGAAAAACAAGCGGAAGCTTATCAAAAACTGTTTTCCTATACAGACTTGATTTTGCTGGATATTAAGCACAGTGCTTCAGAAGAACATAAAAAATTAACAGGACATCCTCTTTCACCTGTTCTTGATTTTCTGAAGGCTTCGGAGACAGCAAGAGTTCCTGTGGTTGTCCGTCACGTCATTGTGAAGGGCTTTACAAATTCCAAAGAAGAACTGGACGGTATCGGAAAGCTTCTCGCTTCCCACAAAAATATCAAAGGACTGGAAGTTCTCCCCTACCACAACATGGGAGAACAAAAATATTCTGAATTAAATATGGAATATCCGCTAAAGGGGATGGAAAATCTTCCAAAAGAAGAAGCGCAAAAAGCACGCTCCTATATTTTGGAAAGCTATAAAAAATACCGAGTAAGAAAATAA